In Oscillatoria sp. FACHB-1407, the sequence CTCGTGAGAAGGGCGATCGCATTCTAGAATCCCTCGCTTTGGGGTGGGTCAGAGTGCTCCAGGACATTTCCCAGTTTCATCAGCCCAACGCCTGGAAAACCTGACATAGAGGACGTCTGAAAAGCCTTGGAGATCTCACCTGATCCCCTTAAACGGCATCGGTGTACACGGTAGCCTTAACAAGACGGGGATCGGAGCAGAAGTTTCCTGTTTAAGGGGAATTTAGGGGATCGATCTTCGTTTGAAGGTGCAATGTTCCCTTTTCGGACATCCTCTTAAGGAGATTTCCAGGAAACAAAATACCTGTAAGGGCGTTTCACGAAACGCCCCTACCAGAAACCGACTGGTAAATTCTTTCTCAGAAATCTCCTAAGCTGGATTGCAAAGAATGTTGGATGGCACACATCCAATTGGAGGTCACCTAGCGTAGTTCTTAGTGAACCTTCACGTCCAATTTGTGGCATGAAAATCCTATTTACTTCTTGCCCGCAATACGAAGTTCCTCGCATAACTATCATGCATTCTGATGCTGCTCAACCTGAATCAACAGCTAACCCCCAGCTTAGCGATCTCGATCTGTTGAATGCTTTGCGTGAAGGTCAGCTAAATGCATTGGGGATTTTGTACGATCGATATGCCAGTCTGGTCTATGGCTTAGCGTTGCGAATCTTGTCTAACTCTGAAGAAGCGGAGGATGTGACCCAAGATGTATTTCTGACGTTGTGGCATCGGGATGCATATAACCCTGCACGGGGTTCCCTTAGCAGCTTTTTAATCACGATGGCTCGTTCTCGCTCGATTGATCGATTGCGATCGCGCCAAACCCGGACTCGATTTTTTCAACGGTGGGGGCAGACGGTCAGTACCGAAACCAGCGCAACCCCACTAGAGCAGGCAACCCTAAAGGAGCGATCGCAACGGGTGCGAGATGCCTTGGGGCAACTGCCTGAACCTGAGCGTCAGGTTTTAGAAATTGCTTATTACGAAGGCTTAAGCCAATCCGAAATTGCCAAGCGGCTCAATACCCCTTTGGGAACCGTGAAAACCCGCTCTCGTCAGGGCTTACTCAGGCTCCGGCGGTTACTTCAAGATTTTATTCAGTGATGGTTATGACCCATTCCGCACTTCCTGATAACTGGGAAGAATTAATGGCAGATTATGTGCTCGGCAACCTCACCCCACCGGAGGCTGAGCAGTTTAAGCAGTTGATCGACACCCATCCTGAGGTGGCAGCCGAGGTGACTCAATTGCAAGAAGTGTTGCACCTGATCCCCTATGCGATCGCCCAGCAACCCCCTGCCCATCTACGGGACAGATTGCTGTCTCAGGCGCAAGCCCCCAATGAAACCTCTCGCCTCACTCGCTCCAGGCGATCGCCCGTACGTTGGATTGGCATGGTCAGTACCGCAGCAGCAGTGTTGGTGGCAGTGCTCTTAGGGGCAGACAACTATCGCCTCCGGCAGGAGTTAGCCGATACTCGTCAAGTGACGCAAGCCCTGAAACAACCCGATACCTTTATCGAAACGCTGACGGGTGACGACAACGCCGCCGGACGAGTCATCGTTGATAGCAACCAGCAACACCTGGTCATTGTGGTGCAAAACCTACCTGCCCTACCCCCAGGACAAACCTATCGACTGTGGGCGATCGCTGACCAGACTGTAAATTTTTGGGGGCAGTTTGAGACGGACGCAAACGGTACGGCGATCGCTAACTTAACGATTCCGGCTCCTCAATCGAATTTGTCAAATATCGAACTCCGCATCACAGTCGAGTCTGTCGCCGCGCCTCCGACCCCGCAGGGACCTGTGGTATTGCAGAGCAGCCTTTAAGGGGAAGTGGAGGAGTGAGGGGGTCAGGGAGTCAGGGAGTGCTTTCACAGCTATGCTTTCAATTAACGTCAGTTCGATTTAAGAGCCCGGCGAATGAATTCGCGGCTACTAGAGCGAAGTCCGCCGACGCGAACTCCGGAAAATGTTGGATTTGACGAACCGACGCAGGTCGGTTTTGCTCCGATAGCGGCGGTTTTAACCGCCAAAATCCTGATCCCGAATTCACGTTAGTTACTGAAACCCCCAAACCATTCACAATTGACCATTCACAATTGACCATTCACAATTGACCATTCACAATTGACCATTCACAATTGACCATTAACTCCTTCACTCCCTACTCCACACCTTTTAAGTGACGGCAGGAGTAGCTTGAGCCTGGGGACTAAACAGGCGATCGCGTCCTTGATGAGCTTCAAAATCAATGACGGGACCTTTGGGCACGATCCGGGTTGGGTTGACCTTGGGGTGGCTCTTGAAATAGTGCTGTTTGATGTGGTCGATGTTACAGGTTTCTCGTACGCCGGGATGTTGATAAATGTCGCGCAGGTAGCCCCAGAGGTTGGGGTAATCAATGATGCGGCGCAGGTTGCACTTGAAATGGGTGTAATAGACGACATCAAACCGCAGCAGGGTTGTAAACATACATACATCCGCCTCAGTTAAGGCATTACCGCAAAGATAACGCTGATTTCCCAGCAGGGTTTCCCAATGATCGAGTGCGTCAAACAGATCGGAAACGGCTTCTTCGTAGGCGTGCTGATGGGTCGCAAATCCAGCCCGATAAACGCCGTTGTTGATGGGTTGATAGATCGCTGTAATGGTTTCGTCGATCGCCGACTCTAGAGCTTCGGGGCATAGATCAACCGTTGCTGTTGCGATGCTACGAAACTCTGTATCTAACATGCGAATGATGTCGCGCGATTCGTTATTGACGATCGCCTGAGTTTGCTTGTCCCACAGCACAGGCACCGTAACCCGTCCGCTGTAGTCTGGCTCTGCCTTGGTATAGATCTCCCAAAGATAGTGCGCCTGGTTCACCTCATCGGGAATTGTTCCCGGAGCATCAGAAAACTCCCAGCCGTTGTCCTCAATTACCGGGTCAACCACCGAGACAGAAATTGCCTCCGTTAAACCGCTCAACGCCCGTACGATCAGAGTGCGGTGTGCCCACGGACACGCCAGCGATACATACAGATGATAGCGACCTGGCTCGGCTTTGTAACCGCTAGAGCCATCGGCGGTAATCCGGTTGCGAAATGTAGTGTCTGGACGGACAAAGCGTCCTTGTTTGTCCTCCTGGTCGCGATCGCTCACCCAACGACCGTCTACCAAAATGCCCAATCCCATGGATCTTTCCCCACTTCAACCCCTTCATCTTATCGACTGTTATCTGAGTCAACGGACACCAGAGGAGGGATTTATCGGACTATCGCGATTGGCGTTTTGGAAAATCAATTGCCAGACACTTTTCTAAGTGCTTGATTTTTGCTTCCAGGGTTAGCTCTTTAGGAGGAGGCTGTTTGACAAACAGAGGTTGATTCAGGAATGCCCAAATTCGTTGCCAGGTTTTGAAATTCATAGTTGATAGACGAATAAATCTTAGATGCAACCACGCAAAATGACCTAAGGTCAGTAGCACTAGCAGACCGTCGTGTTCTAAAAGTAAGGCTTTGGGTGAAACGGTGTTGCGATGGAGCACACTACACCCTGATTTCATCTAGAACAGCCCATTAATCAAATTAAACAACGTTAGAAAATTCAGGGGAGTACCCCAAAAGAGCGATTCTCAGCAAAATATCTGCTTCTAACGCTAAATTGGCAGCACTGCGCGGGGCTTGAATACTACACGCTCTCAAGCTGAGTCCTAGAACTAGAATCCACAGCAACGCTCAATTCTTTTAGCCTAAAGGGTTAGACGCGATCGCACTTCACCTGGCAGAGTCCTCTAAATGGGTGATTTAGGCTGAATTTATAGCTTTGTTCAGAAAGCTTAGGACAGGGCAATCGGTCAAACACTGATTCGGGGGGAGCTGTCCGACTCGCTTCCGCCCCATCGAATGTGGCTACGGCTATAGTATGAATTTCGTATGAAGATAGCTGAACTGCTCTATGGGATTCAGGAGGAGAGGTGGAGGGGTAATACTGACTGCCTGACAAATCTTTGATGCTTAACGATTGGAATCGCAGCGATAGGAGCAAAACCTGCCGATATGGTTACGAAGAACCTGGATGCATCCTGCCAAGGGAAACTTCGATTGGATAGGCGTGAATTAAATTCACCAGCCACATCACAGAAGATCAGAGGGTTTAGAACTTTTGTCAGTCAACCAGCCCATATCCATGCCGCTAGGCTCTCTCGCAAACCAAATAGGATTGTTATAGCCCTCTTCTGGCACTCTCTTCGTAAACACATCTCATACAGACCTCGTTTCCAAGCTCCTGCTTGGAAATGGACTGGCGGAGGCTCTGCCTCCTAAAGCAACGGTTGGAGGCAGAGCCTCCATGCGTACATTCCTGGCTAGAAGCTAGAAGGCTTTCGGAAAATACTCTCCATCCAAAGTGATTAAAGAGGGATAGCTATCTTAATGAATAAAAAGATTAGATGTAGATGAAAGGGTAGCCGCATTTGTGCATTTAGAGTTGAAGATGTTGGAGCGATAGTAAAGCAGTTTTTCTGAGGAGAAAATTACTCACCAAAGCTTTACCTGAAGGGGCTATAAAAACCAGACACTTTGCAGCGATTTAAAACAGACCTGTTAAGGTTGAATCATTGATCTGAAGATATGTTCTAACCAATGAGCTCTGAGCAAGCCTTTCCCCAAATTGTCGTTCTGAAACCAAGTGGCATCTTAGATAGTACTCAAACTAAAAAACTGCGCAGTGATATTGATGCTGTTTTGAACTCAAGCACCAAGGCGGTTTTGATTGATCTAGAAAATGTAACCTTCATGGACAGTTCTGGATTAGGTGCTTTAGTGATTATCTTGAAATCGGTTCGCATGAGTGGTGGGAAGCTTTATATCTGTTCTATGAATAGCCAGATTCAAATGTTATTTGAATTAACTGGAATGCATAAAGTATTTGATACGTTTGAAAATCAGTCTGAGTTTTATCAGGCGGTGAAAACTTCGTAATTAAAACTGTCAGTAAGTAGAGCTGGTCAATGGGATGTGAGATGAATAGATTGTTTCTCGCAATCAACCCATTTTACAATTGATTTAGGAGTGTTATATTATTCATGTCGTGTGGAATGTTTTGTTGACAATCTGGGTTGTAACGCTTTTTAGGTGATGCATTGTACCCTAGTTGGCTGCCAAGCAAAGATTTGTTGGGCAATCAGCATCGTACCTGTTGTGAATTGCATGATGCAAAAACGCATTCTGTACATACAATCTGTTCTGAGTTTCGTCTAATTAGTATTACTTTTAGCGTGGCTTTGCAAAAGGATTGATGCGGCTAGAGCGATCGCAAAGCTGATGTAGTTATACGAATAGTTTTGACCATTCGTACTAGCAGCTTTGTTGTTGGAAGTCTTTATTGGTTTCCAGATGGCTACTTCAAACTGACATTTAACGAATGGCAGTTGAGTTGTCGTTGTAATCAGTTTTCAGAGCTATATTCGGTTTATTGAAGACAATCAAGTTGCCCCTGGCTGAGGCATAGTGGCGATCGTTGTCCTTATCAAATCGGTGAAGTTTCTGGTGGGAAAAATCAGCATACCCCTGCCAAACATCTCGACCAATGCTCTACAACTCGGTATTTTCCTTGGCTATTGAGTGGGTGCTGAAACGCAGGTAGTTGTACTTTACGTCGGTAAACTCAATGGTAAGGTCAATCAAATCTTTAACTGGAAGCGATCTACATCGTCTTGGACGCTTTTTGACAGTCCGCAAAACCTATAGTTTTATTCAGCATCAGCGACAACAGTTGAATGAAGCGCAGTGGAAACGCCATCTCAAAATTCGTGACGCTTCCTTGTTTGAAGCGATCGACATTAACGACTTTGTGAGTCAAATTCGTCAAAATGCGGTTTGTTTTGGTTTGCAATTACCTGAAGCTCTGATCACAGAAATCGATCACTACGCCAGAACCACCTCTTGCACAGAACCTGGATTTCAGGATTCATTTTTGATTAATGAGGTGCAGGATGGACGACTGCGGGGTGAGCGGCCTGTGTTGCGGGCGTTGGTTGATCATACGGAGAAATGTGAGGCGATCGCCCTGTTAGAACAAGACCCTGTTTTAATTGACATTGTGCGATCGTATTTGGGCTACTATCCCACTCGCATTACTCGTCATTTAACCTGGAGTATTGTTTCCAACTTGCCGGAACATGGAAAGCAATTTTACCCTCCCACAGCATTTCACTATGACATTGCCGGATTCAACTTTATGACCACCTATTTCTACATTACGGATGTAGATGCGGAGTCAGGAGCACATGTCATGATCCCTGGTTCTCATGTGCAGAAACCGTGGTGGATGGTGTTTTCGTCAGGACGGCAATCCGACAAAGCAGTCTATGGCTATTACGGCAAGGACAAAGAATTAGTGATTGAGGGCAAACGGGGGTTTGGATTTATGCAAGATCCGTCCTGCATCCATAAAGTATTACCCCCAATTAAAGCCAATCGGTTATTGTTGCAACTCCGCTATTCCTGAGGATTGTGGATTTATAGCGATCGCCGCTGCATTTAGGGCAGAAGGGGTGTGGGGCTGCGCCCCGATCCAGGGTTCCACCCCTGCACCCCGTCCTAACCCAAGTGGCTACGGCTGTAATAAACTTCGTAAACTGTACGGGCGGGTTTAGCAGACCAATCTGCGCCTTGCAATGGGTTTGACGGCAAACCTCGTTTTCCCAACCACAAAAAGATCCCCGATTTTTGAGAAACCGGGGACTTAAACTGGTAGCCATACTACCAATTACTTAACGTGAATTCGGGATAAGGATTTCGGCGGTTAAAACCGCCGCTATCGGAGCAAAACCGACCTGCGTCGGTTCGTCAACTCCGGCTTTTTTCGGAGTCCGCCGACGCGGACTTCGCTCCAGTAGCTGCGAATTCATTCGCCGGGCTCTTAAACCGAACTGACGTTACTTAGATTCAGGATGCATCAGAGTATTCCATGCCGCCTTAGCCGCATCTGCAAGACGAGTTCCCAAGGTTTCCACTTCACTGACAACAGATTGCCAGTTCTTCTCGGCTTCTTTTTGAATCAGTTCAATGGATTTTTCGATGCGTTCTGGGTCGATCAGCTGATTTTCCTCGATCGCCTCACGCGCTTGCCGAACAGCCTTGAGATAGGCATCACGGGTGAAGTCACCTGCCGTTTGTACTTCAATCTGTGCCCTCTTTTTCACAGCTTCGATCAAGGCTTTTGTTTCGCGGCGGATTTCATCCGATTCATCTGCCATTTCAGAGTCAACCATCGCACTGGTTTCTGGGCTAACAGGGACGATCGCTGACGTTTCGGGAGTATCGATTTCAGAAGTCATAGAACCTCCTGGGGGATAAAACAGAAGAAAGAAGAGGGAAAACAGAAGAAAGAAGAGGAAAGAAGGGAAATAGAAGCGAGAAGAGGGAAGAAGGAAGAAAAAAGAGGGTGAGACAATTCAAGTGATGAAATTGAGCTTAGCGCACCGAGAAGGAAGTACCTAGTTCGCGTTCTAATTTCAACAGATTTTGAATTCTCGCCTCAGTGGAGGGATGTGTGGAGAAGAGATTGCTTAACGCTTGCCGAGGAATGGCGTTGACGATCAGCAGTGGCTCAAAGGCAGGATTTGCAGCGATCGGCATTTGACGTGCGCTGGCTTCTAGTCGCTGTAAAGCTCTTGCCAAAGCGCGAGGGTTACCTGTCAATCGGGCGGCACCTGCATCGGCTTCAAACTCACGAGTGCGAGAGATGCCCAGTTGAATCACAGAAGCGGCAACGGGAGCCACCATGAGTGTGAGCAACAGCCCAAAGGGATTACTGCCTTCGCGATCGCTCTGAGAACCGCCCCCAAACCACAGACTATAGCTAACGATTTGTGCCAGAAAAGAAATGGCTCCGGCGATCGTAGCGGCAACAGCTTGAGTTAGCGTGTCGCGGTTTTTGATGTGGCTGAGTTCGTGAGCAATAACAGCTTCTAGCTCGTCTTCGGGCAGCATGTTGACAATGCCCTGAGTTACAGCAACCGCTGCGTGTTCGGGGTCACGTCCAGTGGCGAAGGCGTTTGCTCCAGCCGTGGGAATGATATAAAGCTTGGGCATTGGCAGATTGGCGCGATCGCTCAGGCGTTGCACCATGCGGTATAACCCAGGAGCCTGGTTTGGGCTAATCGGCTGTGCCCGATAGGCTGCGAGGGCAATCTTGTCAGAGGAATACCAGGAGACGAAGTTCATCAGAGCGGCTAGACCAATCCCAAGCACTGCTCCGGTGACTCCTCCAATTAACCAATAGCTGACCGTGATTAATAGCGCACTCAGCAAACCCAGCAAAGCAACGGTTTTAACTTGGTTCATACCTTGGACTCCTTACGGCAACGCTGTGAGAGAGTTGGTTTAGGGTGAAATAGCGTTGCCTTTCATATTTCTTTCATTATTAATGATTTTTCTACGGGACGTGAGGTAGAACCCATCCCGATTTGGTACGGATTTCTCACCCTTGGGTGGGGAGTAGGGAGTGGGGAGTGGGGAGTAGAGAACTAGGAGCGTAAGGGCGGTGGGCTTCCGCCGTGAGCGTTCAGCCGAACGATGGGTTAGAACGAAGACAGGATGGGGTTTTACACAAAATTCTGGACACACCCCGCGAGCGAGACGCTCGCACTTACTTTGACCGCATCAATTTCTTAACCTTATTCTGGACACACCCCGCGAGCGAGACGCTCGCACTTACTTTGACCGCATCAATTTCTTAACCTTATTCTGGACACACCCCGCGAGCGAGACGCTCGTACTTACTTTGACCGCATCAATTTCTTAACCTTATTCTGGACACACCCCGCGAGCGAGACGCTCGCACTTACTTTGACCGCATCAATTTCTTAACCTTTATTAACCGCTAAAATCCTGATCCCGACTTCACGCTGATTAAATGCATACCTCAAAACTCAATTGCCTACTCCCTTACTCCCTTACTCTTTTCCCTTGTTACAAAAATGACAATTGCCCCCTATAGAAGGACTGATACACTTACTGAATTGGTACTGCGGGTCGATCGCCCATGACGATGAAAACCGAATTGCAGGAACGGGCAGATAGTTTGGCGAGTAATTTGCAACGCAGTGTTGATGCTTGCTTTGAGGTGTTGCGATCGATTAGTCAATTGTTTGCTTCGTCGCCGCAAGAGGTGAAACGGCAAGATTTTCAGCGGTTTGTACAGCCTGCGCTCGTGCGCCATCCCAGTATTCATGCGTTGGAGTGGTTACCGCGACTGCTGGATGGCGATCGCCCTGCCTTTGAGCAAGCCATGCAAGCCGAAGGATATGCCAACTTTCAAGTCACAGAACGGACAACGGATGGCACTTTGATTCGGGCAGGAGCACGACCAGATTATTTCCCGGTCTACTATGTTGAGCCGCTCGACAACAACGAGTTGGCATTGGGCTATGATGCAGCATCGGATGCAACCCGACGAGCCGCGTTGGAGCGGGCACGCGATACAGGGGCGATCGCGGTGAGTGGGCGGATTGAGTTGGTGCAAACGGCTCGACAACAGTTTGGGCTGCTGGTGATTTTGCCGATTTACCGCCAGGGCATGGCGTGCGATACGGTGAGCGATCGCCGTCAGTATTTACAGGGGTTTGTGTTGGGAGTGTTTCGGGTGGCGGATGTGGTGCGTTCGTCGCTCGCAGGGTTAACGCTCGACCACATCGACTTTTACCTGAGCGATCGCTCCGACCATCCCGAAGTGGGGTTCCTCGCTGCTTATG encodes:
- a CDS encoding sigma-70 family RNA polymerase sigma factor, which codes for MHSDAAQPESTANPQLSDLDLLNALREGQLNALGILYDRYASLVYGLALRILSNSEEAEDVTQDVFLTLWHRDAYNPARGSLSSFLITMARSRSIDRLRSRQTRTRFFQRWGQTVSTETSATPLEQATLKERSQRVRDALGQLPEPERQVLEIAYYEGLSQSEIAKRLNTPLGTVKTRSRQGLLRLRRLLQDFIQ
- a CDS encoding anti-sigma factor domain-containing protein — protein: MTHSALPDNWEELMADYVLGNLTPPEAEQFKQLIDTHPEVAAEVTQLQEVLHLIPYAIAQQPPAHLRDRLLSQAQAPNETSRLTRSRRSPVRWIGMVSTAAAVLVAVLLGADNYRLRQELADTRQVTQALKQPDTFIETLTGDDNAAGRVIVDSNQQHLVIVVQNLPALPPGQTYRLWAIADQTVNFWGQFETDANGTAIANLTIPAPQSNLSNIELRITVESVAAPPTPQGPVVLQSSL
- a CDS encoding glutathione S-transferase family protein; amino-acid sequence: MGLGILVDGRWVSDRDQEDKQGRFVRPDTTFRNRITADGSSGYKAEPGRYHLYVSLACPWAHRTLIVRALSGLTEAISVSVVDPVIEDNGWEFSDAPGTIPDEVNQAHYLWEIYTKAEPDYSGRVTVPVLWDKQTQAIVNNESRDIIRMLDTEFRSIATATVDLCPEALESAIDETITAIYQPINNGVYRAGFATHQHAYEEAVSDLFDALDHWETLLGNQRYLCGNALTEADVCMFTTLLRFDVVYYTHFKCNLRRIIDYPNLWGYLRDIYQHPGVRETCNIDHIKQHYFKSHPKVNPTRIVPKGPVIDFEAHQGRDRLFSPQAQATPAVT
- a CDS encoding STAS domain-containing protein yields the protein MSSEQAFPQIVVLKPSGILDSTQTKKLRSDIDAVLNSSTKAVLIDLENVTFMDSSGLGALVIILKSVRMSGGKLYICSMNSQIQMLFELTGMHKVFDTFENQSEFYQAVKTS
- a CDS encoding zinc metalloprotease HtpX, with amino-acid sequence MNQVKTVALLGLLSALLITVSYWLIGGVTGAVLGIGLAALMNFVSWYSSDKIALAAYRAQPISPNQAPGLYRMVQRLSDRANLPMPKLYIIPTAGANAFATGRDPEHAAVAVTQGIVNMLPEDELEAVIAHELSHIKNRDTLTQAVAATIAGAISFLAQIVSYSLWFGGGSQSDREGSNPFGLLLTLMVAPVAASVIQLGISRTREFEADAGAARLTGNPRALARALQRLEASARQMPIAANPAFEPLLIVNAIPRQALSNLFSTHPSTEARIQNLLKLERELGTSFSVR